The proteins below come from a single Tissierella sp. MB52-C2 genomic window:
- a CDS encoding small multi-drug export protein, whose translation MLDLIEELRIEIMVILFSMLPIIEVRGAIPLGISLGLSPIHSTILGIIGNIIIVPFLLKLLHPIMLFFEKTVIFSKTIGWVKKRAMKKSGTIKKYSLIGLFIFVAVPIPTTGAWTGSVIASILKLDFKKSLLAISLGVVSSGFIVAIISYSVVSIF comes from the coding sequence ATGCTAGATTTAATAGAAGAATTAAGAATAGAGATTATGGTAATTCTTTTTTCTATGTTGCCTATAATAGAAGTAAGAGGAGCTATACCTTTAGGTATATCTTTAGGACTTAGTCCAATACATAGTACAATCCTTGGGATAATAGGAAATATAATTATAGTTCCGTTTTTATTGAAGTTACTTCATCCTATAATGTTATTCTTTGAAAAGACGGTGATTTTTTCAAAGACCATAGGCTGGGTAAAAAAAAGAGCTATGAAAAAATCAGGTACCATAAAGAAATATAGTCTTATAGGACTATTTATATTTGTTGCTGTACCAATACCTACTACTGGGGCATGGACAGGCTCTGTTATAGCATCTATATTAAAACTTGATTTTAAGAAATCCTTATTAGCCATATCATTAGGTGTTGTATCATCAGGGTTTATTGTAGCCATTATATCCTATAGTGTAGTTTCAATATTTTAA
- a CDS encoding methyl-accepting chemotaxis protein has translation MKKLKIKVPNLKKFKSSKLKNEKSKSVRTIKFKLIVVPLVFLFTTILVIELSTSYLFKKNILNAKKNNGFQLADQVINRMNDNESSITTITEVLENNMKATANSVIKYQDSLSNEVLDNIKDSSIIDNIYWYNENMEMIYSTVREDIGWRVPPNHPLDTFMKSTEIQMIEEIRQDAASENGSYYKFGAVKGKNGEFVQVAISANSIHDLTEKFEYQKLVNDLSKSADIAYAGFIDPNNKIIAHSNNEKIGTEISDANIIEAISERKGYSSIINNGEEVYEFVVPANINGRFLGALNIALSMEDTNAAINRNMIIVFIIGLTSFIILGTILFITSRTIASSLNIAKNHLNVMASGDFTHILSHKFLSQRDEFGEISNSLGNLQSFIKKIIGDMYGASSDLKLASEKLASTSAQTTMVSQEIANTVQEIAHGAYDQARDTEKGAMTINVLGELIEKNQQYVEELNKTTDEVRALKDEGSEIVKELVEKTKINQDSVEEINRIILNTNNSTEKIHKASYMIQNIARETNLLALNAAIEAARAGEHGRGFAVVADEIRKLAENSNEFTKEIVNIIEDLTQETEYAVNNIEKVREATELQRVSVENTNDKFEGIADAIEKIGMAIEYVISSGDEMNSKKEDIINIIENLSAISEENAAGTQETSASVEEQISAMAEIELASKDLLNLSEEMYKEISKFKY, from the coding sequence ATGAAAAAATTAAAGATTAAGGTGCCAAATTTAAAAAAATTCAAATCTAGTAAATTAAAAAATGAAAAAAGTAAAAGTGTCAGGACAATTAAATTCAAATTAATTGTAGTCCCTCTAGTATTTCTATTTACGACAATATTGGTAATTGAATTAAGTACATCCTATTTATTTAAGAAAAATATATTAAACGCAAAGAAAAACAATGGGTTCCAATTGGCAGATCAAGTGATTAATAGAATGAACGATAATGAAAGCTCCATTACAACTATTACTGAAGTATTGGAGAATAATATGAAAGCTACAGCTAACTCAGTAATAAAATATCAAGATAGTTTAAGTAATGAAGTCCTAGATAATATTAAGGATAGTTCAATTATAGACAATATCTATTGGTATAATGAAAATATGGAAATGATATATTCCACAGTTCGTGAAGATATTGGATGGCGTGTACCTCCTAATCACCCACTGGATACCTTTATGAAAAGTACTGAAATTCAAATGATAGAGGAAATCAGACAAGATGCGGCATCTGAAAATGGCTCTTACTATAAATTTGGAGCAGTAAAGGGAAAAAATGGTGAATTTGTCCAAGTTGCTATTTCTGCCAATAGCATTCACGATTTAACTGAAAAATTTGAATATCAAAAACTTGTAAACGATTTATCTAAGTCTGCTGATATAGCATACGCAGGATTTATAGATCCTAATAATAAAATAATAGCCCATAGTAATAATGAAAAAATTGGTACAGAAATAAGTGACGCAAATATTATTGAAGCGATCAGTGAAAGAAAAGGATATTCCTCCATTATCAATAATGGAGAAGAAGTATATGAATTTGTAGTCCCTGCAAATATAAATGGAAGATTTTTAGGTGCTTTAAATATAGCTTTATCTATGGAAGATACTAATGCTGCAATTAATAGAAATATGATTATTGTTTTTATAATAGGTCTTACTTCTTTTATTATATTGGGAACCATATTATTTATCACATCTAGAACCATTGCCAGTAGTCTAAACATAGCAAAGAATCATTTAAATGTAATGGCATCTGGAGATTTTACTCATATACTTTCTCATAAATTCCTGAGTCAAAGAGATGAGTTTGGAGAGATTTCTAATTCCTTAGGAAATCTACAGAGCTTTATTAAAAAGATTATTGGTGATATGTATGGTGCATCTAGTGATTTAAAACTTGCATCAGAAAAATTAGCTTCTACCAGTGCCCAAACAACAATGGTGTCTCAAGAAATTGCCAATACCGTTCAAGAAATAGCACATGGAGCTTACGACCAAGCTCGAGATACAGAAAAAGGTGCTATGACTATAAATGTATTGGGAGAGCTCATAGAAAAAAATCAACAATACGTTGAGGAACTAAATAAAACTACAGATGAAGTTAGGGCCTTAAAGGATGAAGGCAGCGAAATAGTTAAAGAATTAGTAGAAAAAACTAAAATAAATCAAGATTCGGTAGAAGAAATAAATCGAATCATTTTAAATACAAATAATAGTACAGAAAAAATTCACAAAGCTAGTTATATGATCCAAAATATAGCTAGGGAAACAAATCTTTTAGCTCTTAATGCTGCTATTGAAGCCGCTCGTGCTGGTGAACATGGTAGAGGCTTTGCAGTTGTTGCAGATGAAATCCGTAAACTAGCTGAAAACTCCAATGAATTTACTAAGGAAATAGTAAATATAATAGAAGATTTGACACAGGAAACAGAATATGCTGTAAATAATATTGAAAAAGTAAGAGAAGCTACAGAGTTACAAAGGGTAAGTGTAGAAAATACTAATGATAAATTTGAAGGTATCGCAGATGCCATTGAAAAAATTGGAATGGCCATTGAATATGTGATTTCTTCTGGTGACGAAATGAATAGTAAAAAAGAAGACATAATAAATATTATTGAAAATCTATCTGCTATTTCAGAAGAAAATGCTGCGGGTACTCAGGAAACTTCCGCATCTGTTGAAGAACAAATTTCTGCCATGGCAGAAATTGAACTTGCATCAAAGGATTTACTAAATTTATCAGAGGAAATGTATAAAGAAATATCAAAATTTAAATATTAA
- a CDS encoding serine hydrolase, producing MAEHRFRSNNRENLYSASKTFVSIGVGIAESEGRFQLSDYVLDFFPEYKDIAYSGSEKITIQYLLQMSSGHMSEDVTQYNSKDRAGLFFILEMKEEAGSNFYVE from the coding sequence TTGGCAGAGCATCGATTCCGAAGCAATAATAGAGAAAATCTCTATTCTGCATCGAAAACCTTTGTATCTATTGGAGTCGGTATTGCAGAAAGTGAAGGCCGCTTCCAGTTGTCAGATTATGTGTTGGATTTTTTTCCGGAATATAAGGATATTGCTTATTCAGGTTCTGAAAAAATAACTATTCAGTATTTGTTGCAAATGAGTTCGGGTCATATGTCTGAGGATGTTACACAATATAACTCCAAAGATAGAGCAGGACTTTTCTTTATCTTAGAAATGAAAGAAGAAGCTGGCTCGAATTTCTATGTGGAGTGA
- a CDS encoding phosphodiester glycosidase family protein, with protein MRKNIKKVFVSILAATTIFTSTGPALAAKITVNMPYSIYENVEKTNISSGVVYEKIMRFTTSGWWNINVLRVNLLDPYTELKGLFNPNGIPSRDKVSSLVEKHDAVAGINGDYFNYTPLPSSLGTLINDGTIISSPIERDYALPSFFVDFLNNAKIDYMDRSMVATNLSSGKKVIINAINKITTNFDVLTLLDKNWGAKSIGNKFHSDLVEVVVEDNVVTDVRIGKEAVNIPQNGYVLAVRGEERMQGLDQFAIGDSIDLQLSTSPSTDEIKFAIGGGSIILKDGELSLTNINSQGNAPRTGIGISQDGKEIILVTIDGRDNSFKGVSQEMFGAILRELGAYNGLNLDGGGSTTMAIKPIDEKKATVVNKPSEGTERLVVNGVGVFSNAPVGELSYIKVSTDDSNMFLNTSRNFTVKGYDEYHNPVALDESKLVFSHEGIEGIIEGNSFKALSEGKATITANYDGIIASTEVKVLGPVKDLSTDLSNFYVDLNSEKALPAFSGRDAHGYQAKVYSKDIEFTTINDIGTVTNGVFHSGDKSLAGVLTAKLGDGVRNIVVTIGSDGKLIEGFENINNIKFTPQPSTVSGSINLSQEAKEGKSSVALKYDFSGDTGTRAAYLNFMAGEKAGLAVNGMPKKFGLWVKGDGSGTWLRGTIKDNKGETHTIDFTKNIDFDDWRFVEAAIPSNVSYPIVLEKIYPVETDGLKKPAGEILLDGLTAFYPPALGNVVLPTPSSLKDDKNVKSNVENEGFTFAVAAEPKKLNDLVKYDASSKIKARINKSKIAVFLNSVSNEFANGLNNYARIDASSGYKKNKHKDLVFISVNTDKKGIRATNSNQWNNLKNDLANIQESNIVLFLTTPVFGSNGFTDKLEADLLHKYLVEARERDKSIFVVHGGSSNTSDLKDGIRYIELNTKTPAKADDIYDLGIVEFVVNGSKATYTISPLFERPGVKVK; from the coding sequence ATGAGAAAAAATATTAAGAAAGTTTTTGTATCTATTTTAGCTGCTACAACTATATTTACTTCAACTGGTCCAGCTCTTGCTGCTAAAATTACTGTAAATATGCCATACTCCATATATGAAAATGTTGAGAAAACCAATATTTCTTCTGGAGTAGTTTATGAAAAGATAATGCGTTTCACTACTTCTGGATGGTGGAATATAAACGTACTTAGAGTTAATTTATTAGACCCTTATACTGAACTCAAAGGTCTATTTAATCCAAATGGTATTCCAAGCAGGGACAAGGTCAGTTCCTTAGTGGAGAAGCACGATGCTGTAGCTGGAATAAATGGAGACTATTTCAACTATACTCCACTGCCATCTTCCCTGGGAACTTTAATTAATGATGGTACTATAATATCTTCTCCCATAGAAAGGGACTATGCCCTTCCTAGCTTTTTTGTAGATTTTTTAAATAATGCTAAGATAGACTATATGGATAGAAGTATGGTAGCTACTAATTTATCTAGTGGAAAGAAAGTTATTATAAATGCAATAAATAAGATAACTACTAACTTTGATGTTTTAACTCTTTTAGATAAAAACTGGGGTGCTAAATCCATAGGAAATAAATTTCATTCAGATTTAGTAGAGGTTGTAGTAGAGGATAATGTAGTAACAGATGTGAGAATTGGCAAAGAGGCAGTTAACATACCTCAAAACGGATATGTTTTAGCTGTAAGAGGAGAAGAAAGAATGCAAGGATTAGATCAATTTGCCATAGGAGATTCTATAGATCTTCAATTATCAACTTCCCCAAGCACTGACGAGATTAAGTTTGCCATCGGTGGTGGAAGTATTATACTTAAAGACGGAGAATTATCCCTTACAAATATTAACTCTCAAGGAAATGCTCCTAGGACTGGAATCGGTATTAGTCAAGATGGAAAGGAAATTATTTTAGTAACTATAGATGGAAGAGATAACTCCTTTAAAGGAGTTAGTCAAGAAATGTTTGGCGCAATCCTAAGGGAATTAGGGGCATATAATGGTCTAAACTTAGATGGCGGCGGTTCAACTACTATGGCAATAAAGCCAATAGATGAGAAAAAGGCTACTGTAGTAAATAAACCATCTGAAGGCACTGAAAGACTTGTAGTAAATGGAGTTGGAGTATTTTCCAACGCTCCAGTAGGAGAATTATCCTATATTAAGGTATCAACAGATGATTCTAATATGTTTTTAAACACTTCAAGGAATTTTACAGTAAAAGGATATGACGAGTATCATAATCCAGTTGCATTAGATGAATCTAAATTAGTCTTTTCCCATGAGGGTATAGAAGGAATTATAGAAGGCAATAGCTTTAAGGCTCTTTCAGAAGGCAAAGCTACTATTACTGCTAACTATGATGGTATAATTGCTTCTACTGAAGTTAAAGTATTAGGACCTGTTAAAGATTTAAGTACTGATTTATCTAATTTTTATGTAGATTTGAATAGCGAAAAAGCTCTACCTGCTTTTAGCGGTAGAGATGCCCATGGATATCAAGCTAAAGTTTATTCTAAAGATATTGAATTTACAACTATAAACGATATCGGCACTGTAACTAATGGAGTGTTCCATAGTGGAGATAAATCTCTGGCTGGAGTTTTAACTGCTAAGCTAGGAGATGGAGTTAGAAACATTGTAGTAACTATAGGTAGTGATGGTAAATTAATTGAAGGCTTCGAAAATATCAATAATATAAAGTTTACACCTCAGCCTAGTACAGTGAGTGGTAGTATAAATTTAAGTCAAGAGGCAAAGGAAGGTAAATCCTCTGTAGCTTTAAAATATGATTTCTCTGGAGACACTGGTACTAGAGCAGCATACCTTAACTTCATGGCAGGAGAAAAAGCTGGACTAGCTGTAAATGGTATGCCAAAGAAATTTGGCCTATGGGTTAAAGGTGATGGCAGTGGTACATGGTTAAGAGGCACTATAAAGGATAATAAAGGTGAGACTCATACTATAGATTTTACGAAAAACATAGACTTTGATGATTGGAGATTTGTAGAGGCAGCTATTCCATCCAACGTTTCCTATCCTATAGTTTTAGAAAAAATTTATCCTGTGGAAACAGATGGGCTGAAGAAACCAGCAGGAGAAATATTACTTGATGGACTAACAGCTTTCTATCCACCAGCTTTAGGTAATGTAGTATTACCTACACCTAGTTCATTAAAGGATGATAAAAATGTTAAATCTAATGTTGAAAATGAAGGCTTTACTTTTGCCGTAGCAGCAGAACCAAAGAAATTAAATGATCTTGTGAAATATGATGCTAGTTCAAAAATTAAAGCTAGAATAAATAAAAGTAAAATAGCTGTTTTCTTAAATAGTGTATCAAATGAATTTGCAAATGGATTAAATAACTATGCAAGAATAGATGCATCAAGTGGCTATAAAAAAAATAAACATAAAGATCTTGTTTTCATAAGTGTAAATACTGATAAGAAAGGTATTAGAGCAACTAATTCTAATCAGTGGAATAATTTGAAAAATGATTTAGCCAATATACAGGAAAGTAATATTGTTCTATTCTTAACTACTCCAGTGTTTGGAAGTAATGGATTTACAGATAAATTAGAAGCAGATTTACTTCATAAATATTTAGTAGAAGCTAGAGAAAGAGATAAAAGTATATTTGTAGTCCATGGTGGAAGTTCCAATACTTCAGATTTAAAAGATGGTATAAGATATATTGAATTAAATACAAAAACACCAGCAAAAGCTGATGATATATATGATTTAGGTATTGTAGAGTTTGTAGTAAATGGTTCAAAAGCCACTTATACAATTTCCCCCTTATTTGAAAGACCAGGAGTAAAGGTGAAGTAA
- a CDS encoding rod-binding protein produces the protein MNILPNNNIINVGKDPSAIKQRAENLKANSEDKELMDVCKEFESIFTYMMLKEMKKSIPDDGFIEKSQGTRVFEEMYLEELSKEMSNGDNGIGIAKMLYEQFKKGNIEL, from the coding sequence ATGAATATATTACCAAATAATAATATTATAAATGTAGGTAAAGACCCTTCAGCAATTAAACAAAGGGCAGAAAACCTGAAAGCTAATAGTGAAGATAAGGAATTAATGGATGTATGCAAGGAGTTTGAAAGCATATTTACCTATATGATGTTAAAGGAAATGAAAAAATCTATTCCAGATGATGGATTCATAGAAAAATCTCAAGGAACTCGAGTATTTGAGGAAATGTACTTAGAAGAATTGTCTAAAGAAATGTCTAACGGGGATAATGGTATAGGTATAGCAAAGATGCTCTATGAGCAGTTTAAAAAAGGAAATATTGAGTTGTAG